From a region of the Impatiens glandulifera chromosome 4, dImpGla2.1, whole genome shotgun sequence genome:
- the LOC124933676 gene encoding uncharacterized protein LOC124933676, translated as MAEKIVRKVLEEIHLQAQKATQAYKEWFLIRCNKFFKHVLPDLTTRQRFERILEIEEDVIKLTNAEDPNEGMDRHAIVEPRARLHKLTAHIRKLTERYVAGTPKAKLQLLVLDILEVKKGEFIDEIERLEAVRRQRDTAHSPRPETDDGQNRSDTPPLADPVINETDEKTKTPFTGPLETDQPGDSEPVVTEERVKTHIEEFANRKVRPWKRKIKRAALQTIKLAETTRDDLVKADARITEIEADYRDDTILHNEHLKRTEDLEDKTSKMVDDLERFQEKTDQRLTKVDEDLGRSSTEVGSTLDRVIDLEMKNASLEERNDKLEADLKTVTEQVTELINAKINADKAVEEANAQAAKDIQDALDEETRKAKEALQSSDANFNERLRISMARDPTLAKNIAAQATEDAERLDTEKRRLAEFAKAHKKTKATSSSSVPATRKRKTPSRKVQVTRMLERITETIIETPPNPAMQTEDEIEENLEPRSTRQRVLNTAPISTVGQPQSGGSSSRTAPPDEEQPINDMMKDFLPSESE; from the coding sequence ATGGCCGAGAAAATTGTACGCAAAGTCTTGGAAGAAATTCATCTGCAAGCTCAAAAGGCAACACAAGCATATAAAGAGTGGTTCCTGATCCGGTGCAATAAATTCTTCAAACATGTTCTACCGGACCTAACCACCAGACAaagatttgagagaattttggAGATAGAGGAAGACGTTATCAAGCTCACAAACGCCGAGGATCCCAACGAAGGCatggaccgacacgcaatagtggaaccgcgtgctcggctacaCAAGCTAACCGCACATATACGAAAGCTTACAGAAAGGTATGTTGCGGGAACACCGAAGGCTAAATTACAACTCCTGGTGTTGGATATACTTGAAGTCAAGAAAGGAGAATTCATTGACGAAATAGAgcggcttgaagcggtgcgCAGACAGCGAGATACGGCGCACTCTCCACGTCCTGAGACCGATGACGGTCAGAATCGAAGTGATACGCCTCCTCTAGCGGATCCGGTCATCAACGAAACCGACGAAAAGACAAAGACTCCTTTCACCGGGCCACTTGAAACTGATCAACCTGGGGATTCAGAACCGGTCGTTacagaagaaagggtcaagACTCACATTGAAGAGTTTGCCAACAGAAAGGTTCGACCGTGGAAGAGGAAAATCAAGAGAGCCGCGCTTCAAACAATCAAGTTAGCCGAAACAACGAGGGATGATCTTGTGAAGGCAGATGCCCGGATCACAGAGATCGAAGCCGACTACCGGGACGATACTATTCTGCACAACGAACATCTTAAGCGAACCGAAGACTTGGAAGATAAGACCTCCAAGATGGTGGATGACTTGGAACGGTTTCAAGAGAAAACCGATCAACGGCTCACAAAGGTAGATGAGGACCTAGGGCGGTCAAGCACCGAAGTCGGTTCGACACTTGACAGGGTCATAGATCTTGAAATGAAGAATGCGAGTCTTGAAGAGCGCAACGACAAActtgaagccgacctcaagACGGTCACTGAACAGGTGACTGAGTTGATAAATGCCAAGATTAATGCTGATAAagcggttgaggaggcaaaTGCTCAAGCGGCTAAGGATATTCAGGATGCACTAGACGAAGAAACGCGGAAAGCAAAGGAAGCACTGCAATCGTCTGATGCGAACTTTAACGAACGGTTACGGATATCAATGGCCAGAGATCCGACACTTGCAAAGAACATAGCAGCTCAAGCGACCGAGGATGCAGAACGGTTAGATACTGAAAAACGAAGGCTCGCCGAATTTGcaaaggctcacaagaagaccAAGGCGacttcttcctcttcggttccggcaacACGGAAAAGGAAAACACCATCAAGGAAGGTTCAAGTAACCAGGATGCTGGAGAGGATCACCGAGACGATTATTGAAACTCCACCGAACCCAGCTATGCAAACCGAGGATGAAATCGAAGAGAATCTCGAGCCGCGAtctacaagacagcgagttCTCAACACTGCTCCAATCAGCACGGTCGGTCAACCGCAATCTGGAGGTTCATCTTCAAGAACGGCTCCACCGGATGAGGAACAACCAATCAATGACATGATGAAAGACTTCCTGCCATCCGAAtcagaatag